DNA from Planctomycetota bacterium:
ACCAGGCCCTCGATCCCCGGCTCCAGCTCGACGAACGCCCCGTAGGGCATGAGGTTGACGACCTTGCCCCGGACCCTCTGGCCCACGGAGTACTTGGAAACGAGCCGTTCCCACGGGTTGGGCTGGAGCTGCTTGAGCCCGAGCGCGATCCGCTCGGTGACCCGGTCGACCTTGAGGACCTTGACGGTGATCTCCTGTTCGAGCTTGACCACCTCGGTGGGATGGTTGATCCGCCCCCAGCTCATGTCCGTGATGTGCAGCAGCCCGTCGATGCCCCCGAGATCCACGAAGGCGCCGAAGTCGGCGATGTTCTTGACGGTCCCTTTGCGGACGTCGCCCTCCTGGATTTCCTGGAGGAGCTTCTGCTTGGCCTCGGCGCGCTGCTCCTCGAGGAGCTTGCGGCGCGAGACGATGATGTTCATCCGCTTCTCGTCGATCTTGAGGATCTTGCACTCGATCGTCTGGCCGAGATACTCGCCGATGTCCTCGACCCGGCGGACGTCCACCTGCGAAGCGGGGAGAAAGACCGGGACGCCCACGTCCACGAGGAGTCCGCCCTTGATCTTGCGGATCACGCGGCCGCGGATGACGTCGCCTTCCTTGTTCTGGGTGATGATCCGCTCCCAGCCGCGGATCTTGTCCGCCTTCTGCTTGGAAAGGGCGATCACGCCCGCCTCGTCCTCGACGGACTCGAGGTAGACTTCGATCTCCTTGTCGGGCTCGATTTCTTCGGTGCGGACGAAATCGTTCTTGGGCACCACGCCTTCGGACTTGTAGCCGATGTCCACGAGGACGTCGTCCCCGACGACCTGGAGGATGCGCCCCTTGATGATGGTGTCGGCGGCGAAGTTCTTCACCGACTCGACGTAGTAGCGCTCGATCTCCTCGTCGATTTCCTCCTTCTTGCGTCCCGGCTCCGTCAGGAGCTGGTCGGCGATTTTCTGGGCCTCCTCGTCGGAGAGGCTCAGTTCCTTCACGAGCTTGCGGTTGGACATCCGGTCGTTTCTCCTTTCAAGCGGACGAGGGCGTCGCGGATGCGGTCGCCGATCGTCCCGGTCTTCTCGAGTTCGGGTCGGAACGGACGGCCGAAGACCACGCGGATCCGGCCCGGGCGGGGCAGGAGCCGTCCCTTCGGCCACGCCTCATGCGCGCCGTCGATGAGGACCGGGACAATGGGAACGGCGGCGCGCTCGGCGAGGATGCCGACACCGGGCTTCATCCGCCCGATGGAGCCGTCCCGGGTCCGCGTGCCTTCCGGAAAAACCAGAAGGAGATGACCCGCTTCGAGCCTCGCGATGGCTTCTTTCACCCCCTTCACGTCCGCCGTGTCCCGTTCGATCGGAAAGGCGTTGCAACGGACGATTAAGGCCCGAAACAGCGGGTTTCGAAAGAGCGACCGCCTCGCCATGAAGTGCATCTCCCGGGGGAGGCACGCCGCGACGAGGGGCGGGTCCAGGTAGCTCTGGTGGTTGGCCGCCAGGAGCGCGCCGCCGGCTTTCGGGATGTTCTCCACCCCCACGGCGCGCAGCTGCCACACGGCGGCGCCGCCCACCCGGATCAGCATCCGGCAGAACGACCACCACCAGCGCATGAGCCCGGCCCGACCGCGGCGAGTATTCTATCGACCACCTCTTCCACGGTCAAGGCGGAGGTGTCGATCACCCGGGCGCCGGGGGGACACACCAGGGCCCCCACCGGACGGGCGCGATCCTCGGCGTCGCGGCGCTCGATCGCCCGGCGGATCTCGTCGAAATCCCCGCCCAGCTCCCTCCAGCGGCGGCGCGCCCGCTCCTCCACCGAGGCGTCCAGATAGAACTTGTGCGGAGCGTCCGGGAAGACCACCGACCCCTGATCCCGCCCCTCCGTGACCAGCCCTCCCCCGCGGCCCGCCTCGCGCTGCATCCGCACGAGCTCCGCCCGGCACTCGGGGGCGTCGGCGATCGGACGCACCGCCGCGGTGATCTCGGGGGAGCGGATTTCGAGCGTCACATCCTGCCCGTCGCAGAAGACGCGGCCGTCCTCCCGCACGTCGATCCGCGTCCCGGCGATCATGCGGGCCACGTCCCGAGGGTCGGACAACCCGAGTCGGCGGGCCTTCCACGCCACGGCGCGATACATGGCCCCCGTGTCGAGATACCGCAGCCCGAGACGCCGCGCGACCTCCCGGGCCACCGTGGACTTGCCCGCCCCCGCGGGCCCGTCGATCGTCACGATCAAGGGCGTGGACATGGATTCCGGGAGCGCGGGGAAGGCGCCTATTTCTTCTTCCCGAAAAGCTTCCCGAAAATCCCCTTCTTGGCCGGCGGCGGCTCGGACGTGGATTCCGGCTCCGCCTCCGGCTCGGGTTCCGCTTCTTCAGGCAGCGGACCGGGCGAAGTCTCCACGCTCAGCGCCTCGACCTCGAGGGGAGCTTCCGACGTCTCTTCGGGGGCCGCCACCGCCTCCAGCCGGGCCTCTTCCGCCAGGGGATCGCGTTCCGCCGCCTCCGAGGGCTCGGCCTCCATCGGCGTCACGTTCTCTTCGACGGCGGCCTCGGGAGGGGAAACGGCGGGAATCGGCTCGGAAACGGATTCCGACTCGGGCGCGGCGGCCGCCTCGGCCCGGTTGAGGCTGTCATGGAGACGCTTGACGCGCTCGACGAGCGCCTGGAGCGCCGCCCCCACGCTGGCCAGACTCTTGTCCAGGTCGGCGGCCAGGTAGCGGGCCTCTCCGAGGCGGACGGCGTCCTGCGAAGCCGACGACGCCGCGGGCCTCGAAGCCTCCGCCTGCTGCCGCTCGAGATCCTCAAGACGCGCCCGGAGCTCCCCCACGGCGCGGTCGCGGGCCTCGAGCTGCGCCGCATGCTCCCGGGCGGTCTTCTCCGTCTGTTCCTGGAGGGCGCGGAACCGCTGTTCTCCGTCGTGGACGATCTTCTCGAGTTGCGCGATGCGCGCCTGGGCGCGCTGAAGCTCGCCGGAAACCGGCCCCTTGCCGGCCGCAACGGCCTTTCCTTCCAGCTCGACCAGGCGCTTCTGCTTCTCCTCGAGCTCCTCGTCCTTCTTCTTGAGCGCCTCCTTGTAGGCGTTCTGGGCCTTCTCGAGATCGGCCCCCAGCCGGGCGATGCTGTCCTGCGCCTCCTTGAGATCGTGCTCCAGCTGGGCGATGCGCTCGCGCGCCTCCTGAAGCGCCTCGTCCTTGGCCTTCAGAAGAGCCAGGGTCTGAGCGGAGGGCTGACCGCGAACCTTGGTTCCCTCTCCTTCCAGTTCGGCCAGGCGCTTCTGCTTCTCCTCGAGCTCCTGGTCCTTCTTCTTGAGCGCCTCCTTGTAGGCGTTCTGGGCCTTCTCGAGATCGGCCCCCAGCCGGGCGATACTCGCATGGGCTTCGCCCAGTTCCCGGTCCTTGGTCTGCGACGCGGCGCGGGCGGCGACTAGGTCCCGCTCGAGGGCCTGGAGGCGCGCTTCAAGGTCCTTGAGCCGGGCGTCCCCCGCGCCGGCGGGAGGCCCGCCGCCGGCCGCCTTCAGGGTCCCACCGCACGCCGGGCACCGGGTGGGGGGATGGGCCGCGTCGTCCCGGACGCGATACATCTTGCCGCAGGAGCATTCGAGGAGCATGAGTCCGCCCTCCGCGTTCCCGTGATTCTACCACCTGGCGGCGGCAAGTCCACCGCCGCACGCTCCGCCGCTAACGCCGGCTCCGGCCGAGGAACCTCCCCAGCTCGCGCTCCTGCCGGGCCCACATCCGCCGGCGGTCCGCGGGCCGATGATCGTCGTAGCCCAGAAGGTGCAGGATCCCGTGGACCACGTAGCGCAGAAGCTCCTCCTCCACGGGAATGCCGCGCCGCCGGGCCTCGGCCGCCGCGTACTCGGCCGACACCACCACTTCCCCGAAAAGGTCCGTCCCCAGCGGAAACGCCAGGACGTCCGTGGCGTAGTCGTGGCCCAGGAACCGGCGGTTGAGCCTGCGGATCTCGGCGTTTCCCACGAAGGCGATCGACAGGGAGCGCCGGCCCGCGATCCGGGAGGCCAGACGCCGCACCCGCGCGGCGGGGATGCGGACCCGGCGCTGGCGATTGGTCAGGTGAATCATCAGGAACCCGCGCGGGCCACCGCCGGGCGCTCGAGGAAAGGACGCAGGAAGCGGCCCGTATGGGACCTCGGGTTCCGCGCCACCTCCTCCGGAGTTCCCACGGCCACGATCTCCCCGCCGGCCTCGCCTCCCTCCGGCCCCAGATCGATCAGCCAGTCGGCCGTCTTGATGACGTGCATGTTGTGCTCGATGACGACCACGGTGTTTCCCATGTCCACGAGCCGGTTGAGGACGGCCAGAAGCTTCTTGATGTCCGCGAAATGAAGCCCCGTCGTCGGTTCGTCGAGGATGTACAGGGTCCGGCCCGTGGCGGTCTTGCCGAGCTCGGCGGCGAGCTTCACGCGCTGCGCCTCCCCGCCCGAAAGGGTCGTGGCGGGCTGTCCCGCGTGCATGTACCCGAGCCCCACGTCGTCCAGCGTCTGAAGAATCCGCTGGAGCTTGGGCACGTTGGCGAAGAACTGAAGCGCCTCCTCGATGGGCATGTCGAGGACTTCGGCGATGTCCCGGCCCTTGTACTTGACCTCGAGCGTCTCGCGGTTGTAGCGCCGCCCCTTGCACTCCTCGCACGTCACGTAGACGTCCGGCAGGAAATGCATCTCGATGACCTTCGTCCCCTGCCCCTCGCAGGCCTCGCAGCGCCCTCCCTTGACGTTGAAGCTGAACCGCCCCGGGGCGTACCCGCGCGCCCGCGCCTCCTTGGTCAGCGCGAAAAGCTTGCGGATCTCGTCGAACGCGCCCGTGTAGGTGATGGGATTCGAACGCGGGGTGCGCCCGATGGGCGACTGGTCGATCTCGATCACCTTGTCGAGATGGGACACCCCCGTGATCTTCTCGTGCGCCCCCGGCTTCTCGCGCGCCCCGTGCAGCGCGCGCGCCAGGGCCTTGCGCAGGATCTCCTCCACGAGCGTGCTCTTGCCCGAGCCCGAAACGCCCGTCACGCAGACGAAACACCCCAGCGGAAAGCGCGCCGTGACCCCCTTGAGGTTGTTCTCGCGCGCCCCCCGGATCTCCACGGCCGAACCGTCCGCCGGACGGCGCGAGGCCGGCACCGGAATCTCCTCCTCCCCCGAGAGAAACCGCCCCGTCAGGGAGCGCTTCTCGGCCACGAGGTCCGCCAGGGTTCCCTGGGCCACGATCTCCCCTCCGTGCCGCCCCGCTCCCGGCCCCACGTCCACCAGATGATCCGCCGCGCGGATCGTCTCCTCGTCGTGCTCCACCACGATCACGGTGTTGCCGAGATCCCGCAGCCGGAAAAGCGTCTCCAGGAGCCGCCGGTTGTCCCGTTCGTGAAGCCCGATCGTGGGCTCGTCGAGCACGTAGCACACGCCCACCAGACCGCTGCCCACCTGCGACGCCAGACGAATCCGCTGGAACTCTCCGCCCGAAAGCGTCGAGCTGCGCCGATCCAGCGTCAGGTAGGAGAGCCCCACGTCCGACAGGAACTGCAGGCGGCTGCGGATCTCCTTGAGAATCAGCCGGGCGATCGCCTGCTCCTCCCGGTCCAGGGGCAGGTCCTGGAAAAACGCCCGCGCCTGGCCGATCGTCATCGACACGACCTCATGGATGTTCTTCCCGCCCACGCGGACCGAAAGGGCCTCGGGCCGCAGGCGCTTGCCCCCGCACGCCGGGCACGGAAGCTCCGTCATGTACCCCAGGATGCGCTGCTTGATGAACTCGCTCTCGGTCGCTTCGAAGCGGTGCATCAGGCTCGGGATCACCCCTTCGAACCAGGAGCCGTAGCGCTTCTCGTCCTCGGGGGTCGTGCCGTGGAGGAGGATCCGGCGCCGGTCGGGGTCGATCTTTTCGAACGGGACCGTCGGCTTCACCCCGAAAAGATCCCCGAATTCGCGCAGCCGCCGGTTGTAGCGGATCGTCATCCGCCGGCCCAGGCGCCGCCAGGGTTCGATCGCCCCGTCCCGGAGGGACAGGCTCTTGTCCGGCACGATGAGGTCGGCGTCGAGCTCCAGACGCGTGCCCAGCCCGTCGCACGTGCCGCAGGCTCCGTACGGCGAGTTGAAGGAAAAAAGCCGCGGCTGAAGCTCCCCGAACGAGATTCCGCAGGCGGGACAGGCGTACAGCGTGCTGTAGAGCTTGTCCCCCGCGTCCGTCGCGGCGATCACCAGCCCCTCGCCCAGTTTCAGCGCCGTCTCCACCGAGTCGGCCAGCCGGCGACGCACTCCCGGCTCCACCACCAGCCGGTCTACCACCGCTTCGATCTCGTGCTTGCGGTTCTTGTCGAGCGTCAGGACGTCCTTGAGCTCCTGCACCTGCCCGTCCACCCGCACGCGGACGAACCCCTCCCGCCGAACCCGCTCGAAGACGTCCTTGTGATGG
Protein-coding regions in this window:
- a CDS encoding 30S ribosomal protein S1, yielding MSNRKLVKELSLSDEEAQKIADQLLTEPGRKKEEIDEEIERYYVESVKNFAADTIIKGRILQVVGDDVLVDIGYKSEGVVPKNDFVRTEEIEPDKEIEVYLESVEDEAGVIALSKQKADKIRGWERIITQNKEGDVIRGRVIRKIKGGLLVDVGVPVFLPASQVDVRRVEDIGEYLGQTIECKILKIDEKRMNIIVSRRKLLEEQRAEAKQKLLQEIQEGDVRKGTVKNIADFGAFVDLGGIDGLLHITDMSWGRINHPTEVVKLEQEITVKVLKVDRVTERIALGLKQLQPNPWERLVSKYSVGQRVRGKVVNLMPYGAFVELEPGIEGLVHISEMSWTKRINHPSEVLQVGQEVEVAVLAIDTDKQELSLGLKQTEANPWDKVDEKYKAGMRVKGKVRNTTSYGAFVELEDGIDGLLHINDMSWTRKVVHPNEVVKKGDVLDVQVLSVDKEKKRIALGLKQLQENPWTSTIPVRYAVGNVVAGKVTKLVSFGAFVELEKDLEGLLHVSKVDKDLEGAGLTPGDIVEVKVVKLEPAEGKIGLSLNRIIEKAKPKEGAAPAAAE
- a CDS encoding lysophospholipid acyltransferase family protein, with product MRWWWSFCRMLIRVGGAAVWQLRAVGVENIPKAGGALLAANHQSYLDPPLVAACLPREMHFMARRSLFRNPLFRALIVRCNAFPIERDTADVKGVKEAIARLEAGHLLLVFPEGTRTRDGSIGRMKPGVGILAERAAVPIVPVLIDGAHEAWPKGRLLPRPGRIRVVFGRPFRPELEKTGTIGDRIRDALVRLKGETTGCPTASS
- the cmk gene encoding (d)CMP kinase — encoded protein: MSTPLIVTIDGPAGAGKSTVAREVARRLGLRYLDTGAMYRAVAWKARRLGLSDPRDVARMIAGTRIDVREDGRVFCDGQDVTLEIRSPEITAAVRPIADAPECRAELVRMQREAGRGGGLVTEGRDQGSVVFPDAPHKFYLDASVEERARRRWRELGGDFDEIRRAIERRDAEDRARPVGALVCPPGARVIDTSALTVEEVVDRILAAVGPGSCAGGGRSAGC
- the ybeY gene encoding rRNA maturation RNase YbeY, coding for MIHLTNRQRRVRIPAARVRRLASRIAGRRSLSIAFVGNAEIRRLNRRFLGHDYATDVLAFPLGTDLFGEVVVSAEYAAAEARRRGIPVEEELLRYVVHGILHLLGYDDHRPADRRRMWARQERELGRFLGRSRR
- the uvrA gene encoding excinuclease ABC subunit UvrA, with amino-acid sequence MPKNAVISIRGAREHNLKNVDLDLPRDRLIVITGLSGSGKSSLAFDTIYAEGQRRYVESLSAYARQFLEQMQKPDVESIEGLPPTISIEQRQGHATPRSTVATITEIYDYLRLLFARVGRPECYRCGRPIAQQTSDQIVEDMLGMPAGTRLAVLAPLVRGKKGHHKDVFERVRREGFVRVRVDGQVQELKDVLTLDKNRKHEIEAVVDRLVVEPGVRRRLADSVETALKLGEGLVIAATDAGDKLYSTLYACPACGISFGELQPRLFSFNSPYGACGTCDGLGTRLELDADLIVPDKSLSLRDGAIEPWRRLGRRMTIRYNRRLREFGDLFGVKPTVPFEKIDPDRRRILLHGTTPEDEKRYGSWFEGVIPSLMHRFEATESEFIKQRILGYMTELPCPACGGKRLRPEALSVRVGGKNIHEVVSMTIGQARAFFQDLPLDREEQAIARLILKEIRSRLQFLSDVGLSYLTLDRRSSTLSGGEFQRIRLASQVGSGLVGVCYVLDEPTIGLHERDNRRLLETLFRLRDLGNTVIVVEHDEETIRAADHLVDVGPGAGRHGGEIVAQGTLADLVAEKRSLTGRFLSGEEEIPVPASRRPADGSAVEIRGARENNLKGVTARFPLGCFVCVTGVSGSGKSTLVEEILRKALARALHGAREKPGAHEKITGVSHLDKVIEIDQSPIGRTPRSNPITYTGAFDEIRKLFALTKEARARGYAPGRFSFNVKGGRCEACEGQGTKVIEMHFLPDVYVTCEECKGRRYNRETLEVKYKGRDIAEVLDMPIEEALQFFANVPKLQRILQTLDDVGLGYMHAGQPATTLSGGEAQRVKLAAELGKTATGRTLYILDEPTTGLHFADIKKLLAVLNRLVDMGNTVVVIEHNMHVIKTADWLIDLGPEGGEAGGEIVAVGTPEEVARNPRSHTGRFLRPFLERPAVARAGS